A segment of the Spodoptera frugiperda isolate SF20-4 chromosome 29, AGI-APGP_CSIRO_Sfru_2.0, whole genome shotgun sequence genome:
GACGATGTAACATATTGTCTAGAGTAGAGCGATGCTCGTAACCTATCGCGCGAGGTTGTGGCGCGGCGCTCGGTACGTGCCGAGCCAAGGGCCGCACGCTACGGAGCGCCGCGGGACTGTGCTCTCTGCCCGCCCACCATGTGTCTGATTGGGTGTTGTTGCAATGCTGGCCCGTTTGTCACTTCGATATCGATTTTCTGTACGATCCGATCGCAATATTGGCATTAATGGCTGCCGAAGAAAGGGTTTCCAtttcaaaattaacatttttataagtagTCGAGTACAGTTATCGATTGTCGATATTTTTGGGTAAGTTGGCATGGCTTATGGAATGGACGCGCTTGTCTGCATTGTACTTCTTCTTTGACCCCACCTGCTTATTATGAAATGATTACCACACAAAACAATTGATTGAAGTCGTAAGTTCGTTTGATGATTTCTTGTGATTAAACAATTGccgaaattttattaaaataatttacaaagacgtggttttcatttttattttcagcaaAAATTCTGCATGCGCAACTTTCACGCTTTTGTAAACCTCAGCTTGTTAGAGTGTAGTAGTACTAACATACAACCTTTACTAATATGTGTCTCTGTCTTTCCTCCTAACGATTGATGTGTTCTAACTCTTGGTAACTTAGTGTGTTCTCGTTTGGTTGGTAAGTGTTGTGACccataaatgttttattgctttATGCCCCAAAAACTGCATTGATATATGTACAATTGATATATCCAAGCAATACGATGCTTGTGAATGCAACGTAACTATAAAGTCTATTGGACCATGCTGCAACTCTTGTGGCTGCCAATTAATCTGTGAGCCCTCCTTGTAAATCAATGTTACCTGGTTGTATCCTCAGCTAAAGCTTGACACGAATCTATAAGCTTGTCATGCAGATGGTACCTACAATGAAATGCTTAAAAGTGATAGTGAACATCAACTTTTGGGTTCTAAACCCATATTAAAGAgatcaaaaagtattttttctatgACTACATCTATCACTTTAAAAGCTTCATTCCCACCATCTTAATGACAAGCGCTCTCCAACAAGATGTTGTAACTGGTGTATCGTGTAGGTACATGAAGCAGACGCGTGCCTGGTGCTGGCCAACAAGTACTGCCAGGACCCCGACGCAGAGGACGCCGCCAACATCATGAGAGTCATCTCTATCAAGAACTACTCCGACGACATCAGGGTCATCATACAGCTGATGCAATATCATAATAAGGTTCGTACTTCATACATCTATgaatatatgtacctacctatatttgtaaaatgtaagtTTCTACATAAATGTGCCAACATTTTGCAGGCCTACCTCCTAAACATTCCATCATGGGACTGGAAGCAAGGCGACGACGTCATCTGCTTGGCGGAGCTGAAACTCGGCTTCATCGCGCAGAGCTGCCTCGCGCCCGGCTTCTCCACCATGATGGCCAACCTGTTCGCCATGCGCAGCTTCAAGACGGTCAGCCTCCTCCTTTACTACGCACTCACTATATACTACCCTCGAGTACTGTCAGAGACCGACCTCTCACCCTCGGCCGGATAGCGCTCGTGTCGCTCTCTGAACGTACTCAGGTTCTAACGATACTATGCGGCATTTCCACAGTCACAAGAAATGGCTATATGGACTAATGACTACATGCGAGGTACCGGCATGGAGATGTACACCGAGACACTTAGTTCCACGTTTATCGGGATGCCGTTCAAACAGGCCGCAGAGTAAGTGGCTGCGAACGAGATGCTTTCAATAACGTGACACGAGACCACGTCACACACACCTTTTATACATTACCAGTGTTTGAGCAACCCATCGTGATGACAGGACAATCAATACTAACCAACTACGAGACGCATAGCTTATCATTTCAGTGTTTTTGTTTGCGAGCTTATCGTCTgtgatttttgaataaatatcagtgtttttttttcgatttcaTTACCATAGGTACTGCACTGAATAACGTTTTAGCCGATAAcatgtatagaaaataatatagggTCATGATAATACTAATTGTGAATAGATTTATAATATAGCCGACGACAGCGAGCAGCGAGTGGCAGAGCCGAGCGGACGCGATAGCCTGTCGAGGTGGCTACGACTAACATAGCACGAGCTTTAGCGAATCCTATTGGTTGATTGCAGTCCCCCGACACACAAGCTTGGCAGAACGATTACCTGCAGGGTACGGGCTGCGAGATGTACACGGAGACACTGTCGACCTCCTTCACGGGAATGAGCTTCCCGCAAGCGAGCGAGTAAGACTCCCCTCGATCCTTGGGCCGCCTGCACCGCACCGTAGACACAGTGTGCCGACTTGCTAACCCTAGCTATACCTGAGTGTGCACATATCCGATAACCTAGTCACCGGTAGCCTGGATATCTTAGTACTAAACTTATTCTCTAACTTTTCAGAATAGATTGTGCATGTTGAATGGGTAATTTATTAGACGATAGTGGTATGTATTCTATTCTAGGCTATAGTACGAGCCGTGCGGTTTACACCGACAAGTTTTCTAATTATTCCATTTTATCAACTGATTTAAACTTTTCTATTACACCCCGACATTTTATCACCTTGATTGGTTCATTTTGATGAACCTGACgatatcaaataaatacttcagtgcagtaaaagaaaattgtgaaaattcTGCCATTGGTATATATCATTGTCATGACGCACTTCTTGGGCTTAATTGCACATTTCTCTATTAACTCTATGGAAACTATCATCAACTTCTATTTCAATGGTATTTGGGTACTTCATGGTTTCTGGTCTTCTATTtatactgctttttatattatatacaggaggaatatatgtgtatgtacGTATATCTAATAGAAAtatgatatatttataatatgtacattgtaaGTATATGTAGAACTAGAATATGCATGATTTCCtcttaaatgtatgtatataaatatattatttatgtaaattctaTTGTAAGCTTTAGTACATAAAAGAgctttttgtttagaaaaaatcCAATCTAGTTGTCGTCTGTAGCATgtgattgtatttaaatataataattcgtAGTCACAATTTGTAAGTAATTAAGTTTCAAGTAAAGTATCTAAGTTtcaagtacctaaataattatttaatagtctTGTATATTTGTGCGTCAGTATCTCTGCTGGCGTATGAAATTATAAGAATAATGTTGCAGTTTTATATTCCTAGTCATTGGAAGCAAGTTATCAAAAACCTGAACAGTAATAAAATTGAGACAGATGTCTTGTTATATCTATATTCCTACAAGCTTTAGAGAGTATCTTAGCTAATGCGACCAAGTGAATAGAAACTCGTAATGTATAAACTATAATGATGGAACGTGTCGGTACATCATGTGACTCTCCTCCAGATTATGCTTCACGAAGCTGAAGCTGCTGCTGCTCGCCATCGAGATCAAGGGCGAGGAGGGCGCCGACAGCAAGATCTCCATCAACCCGCGCAGCGCCAAGATCCACGCCAACACGCAAGGCTTCTTTATAGCGCAGTCCGCTGACGAGGTCAAAAGGTTAGAGCTCCCTGCCTCTCCATTCTCTTCTAAAACTAATACTCCTAGCTGCTGGTAGACTCGTACTTTACGCCTGAACAGTGCAAGGAACTTAGCGACTCTTCAATGTTCGTAGTCTTTCAAATACAAGAGATTCCTTCGTTCTGATAGCTTCCTGCTGTCGTTGACTCTCTTCTAATGACTGTTTGTCGGCCGAAGTCGTAGCGTCTCTCTCCTTAGTACTTACTACAACTATTATCATTCCAGAGCTTGGTATTATTGCAAGGCCTGCCACGAGGACATCAAAGACGAAACGCTCATCAAGAAGTGCAAATGCAAAAACTGTAAGATCACTGTATTGCTATCATTACTAATACATTGCATTCTTTAGCGAGACAATCTGTACAGAATAATTGAACATACAATACTTTAAGCTAACTTTCTCAACTTGGACTATTCTGTGACATTCTTTCTGGAAATATAAATGTTGTAACGAAGTGTGTCCCGTAATATGTGTGTCACTACACAAGTGTACTACACGTAGGCAGTAGGCAGGCCCGGCCCGTTGGCCGGCTCGCACACAGACTCGCTCGACTCACTCTCTGTTTTCTTTCTACGTGTGAGACATTAATGAATATTGTTCGGCTAAACTTTTAGTGACCGCGCACCAGCGGAAGGTTGGAGCCGACATAGGTAACTTGCACCACACCTAACCTCACAACTTGACGTTTtccgatatttatttttcgtgtcTATAATTTTGTTGAGTTGCTTTAGTGGTGTTGCGTCCGTACCTCACTGACTGGATCGGCTGCAAGGCATTATCTTGACCCGTGCTCGTTCACACCCTATACTTAGCGATCATTGTGTATGTCCGCTCGCTCGTGAATGGATTCCGCCACAAGATGAAGCACTCCGACACTTCACCATTTTTCTGCCTTTTGAGATTCGCTCTGTTTCTGTATCGATTGAGAGGATTTAGTGCATCATACAATACCGCTTAATATTCACACCCAATCAGGACTTGTACATAGTACTAATGTATTAATCACACAGCAATCacatgtcaaaattatttaaagagtgCTGCGTGCAGCACGCAATGCGCTGCGACTCTGCGGGAGTTGAACACGATTGCTATGATGCACTTCTGAGCCCAGCACAGACAGTACTATGCATGTAAACATTCAATAATACGTAGAACTAAATACCGCAAACTGCAAGTGCACCGTCATGTCCCCGACACTTAGATGTATACTACTGTACGTACTCGTAAATACGAATCCACGAAAGCATGTCTCAGAACGAAAGGAGTGAAGATCTCAAACTGCTGTTAAGATTGCCCATCGAGAGTGAGCTTGGAGGACAAAGACTTTGAGGACAGTTCCGGCTTGTCTGTGCTAACGACAGTGACTAACACAGGGAGGGAACTGAATGCGGTCGCGATCCATCATATTCATCCACGCTTTGACAGAATCAAATTCAACCGCTCTCAACACCGATCGACATGACACATAGCCTCACTGCACTGAATTTGATTCTACCAAACTcattaacacaaataaaaccataaatgCTAGGAGCGTACATTCGTATTGTCAGTGTTTGGATTTTTACAGATGTTGGAATGATGATGATGCAGACTGGGATGGTGAAACAAAGTCTTAATACGTACCGTGCTTGTCTCGACGGTACGGAAACGAAATGACAGATATACCGTATTACCGTACCTTACACACGTATAGTTTGTTTGCATCAACTAACCATTGCTATGGTCGAATTGATACTGGGCTACAATATACCAATGCTAATACACGATAAAACGACACACGCAACTAGTATAGCGCAGCTAGGCTACGACACTATATTAACTACAGCTCGCTTACTACGCGACATAACCTAGGTAGCGACTCTCCGCTCTCAGTTGGACACTGCCACGACTGTCACCATGTAGGAGCTGGCCGCTGTTACTGCCGGCCGGGCGGCGCCGCGCGCCAGTCCGGCCGGTACTAATGGGGCCGTACTGTGCGTCTCCATCAACTATATTCCCTACTGAGAGAACTCTAGCTTTGCATCTCTGTCTGCATAAGAACTGTTATTATTTGCGTATCTTCTGTTCCACctattacaattaaaacagGTTAAATTGGATTGTGTAACAAGTGAGTTTAAACGTATTGTTTCTCGGTTCAGTGGCTACGTTCAGGAAGGGCGTACGAGCCGTCCAGATGGTTGGCAGGGCAAGTACGTAACCTTAATGTGTATAAGATTCAGTGTACATGTCAATGTGATGTTTGTACGCGACATGTGGGGGGGTGACTCCTGGCCACCGATCGCTAATAGCAAACGTGTCCTGTTTTATCATTGTCTTGTCTTATACGTTTCTATATGTGCATTATACAGCAGTTAGATGTTTGCCTCTCTATTAGACGATATTTAAAACATCGAGAGACATTATGTGatgtcgtttatttattttggtgttgttgttattatattattatatctcaaaatatttttctaggaGTATTTTGATCCCTGATTTTCTGCATCGACATAGTCCCTCAGATATTGATGTTGTGAAGTAATAGATTTTACAAGaaattcatttataattttattctgctTTCGAGTTGAAAAGATGAGTTAATGAGCCCCTGCATAGGGAACGTTTAGATGCTCCCGCCTCGATAGAACCGCGCGGACCTAGCAGTCGTTAGCTGCTGCGTCCCAATCTGCCGAACAATTTGGTATACTCGCCTTATTCTTATCATATCCCTGTAATATTTACAATCTCTAATTTCATTTGAGCCTTCAGTTCTTAGTACGCCAGTTCCATTCTAATCACACCATGTTTTCATACTCGCATACCCTTTGCATTAGCCATGGTAATCCCTAGGGTTCTAAATCCATTTAATTCAAGATGTGAGACATAATATTCTAGCACGTAGAGCTTGTCTACTAGTTAGAGATTTCGTTTTGTGTGTCGTTTGTATCCGTAGCTTTGTGTTTGTTGCATGCGTGGTGGTAGGTATTGTTGTAACCCGTAGCTTTAATCAGTAGCCGTGactaatattttcttgtttactaAGTAATTTGACTGTGTATCGGTTTCATCTTCAGCTTACTTTGGCGCTTCTCTCTGGACGGCCACGTCTGTTAACTTCGTGCTACTATATCTAACACtagaaacaaaacacattttgtattaattttttgtgCAATTCAATATCAAATCCGCTAATTGCTTTCAAATATTTGGAAAGATGAAACCGATGATTGTATTCTGAAGTGATCTGAGTCTATTTGGACAGACCGGGCTCACGCTGTACTATATCGCGATGTGCTGTAGGAACTGTATTTACTGAGTGGAGTGGAATGCGAACTTGTGCTGATGTTTTGCAGATGATCACCATCCTCCCCCCACCTTCACGCCGCCAGAGTTGCCCAAGAAGGTCCATGTTCGAGGTACATCTCAGGCTCCGAGccgagtgtttttttttttgttttcttttaatcatCGGCCCACTGATCCATTTGACCGGCAATATGCTTCGTCCCCGGTTACCGGAAGGAACCGTGCACCTAGTTGCTTTGTCACGCATTACTTCATAGCGCGCACTGACAGTGGCGGCCGGCAGCCCCGGCAGCAGTAGTTACACGTCCCGCCGCCGCTCCGCGGAGCGACACTTCTAAACTAACAGCCTCACACTCAATTTCACAAAAAGTCCCGAATAACTAAATTGTAATGAACACGAATcaaaatcattttgtttttattttacttttgcaTTCACTATTTCAATGAGTAATGAGTGAACAACGATTGAATTGTTTCATCGATCTATGCTTCTTGGTAAACTCTAAAGCGGATGTATTATCATTTGTGGTTTGTACCCCTCTGCCGCGCATTGCAAATATTCATGGCATTGCATTTATTTGTCTGAATGATTAAATACCTACCATCTTTATTAAAAGAGTTGCCAATTCGTGGATGATATTATTTTCTACTAGTGTTACCATTTAATCATACAAAATATCTACCTATACCCAAATCAAACAAATCTTGTCCAAAATTGGCAACGCTAAAGTGAATGCTATGTGGGTACATTTATGCTTTTGTTGTAGAATATcgatttcaaattaataattttataataattataagtgtaCCTCAGTAACTTACAATTTTTAACaatcttaaatatttaattcagaGGCTGTTATGACACTGGTCAAGTCTCTTaaagttagaataaaattaaataaaattaaaaaaaaatctacgtgCATTCAATAACTTGTAAAATTAGTGGAATGTTTGAAAAATGAAGTAAAGTAAAAGtaagaaaagtaaaatgttaaaGTAAACTCACGAGCTTTGCTACCCACACTTATCCATTGTGTAATATTTCCGGATAAATCTTAGTTATTGCCTTTCAGGTGAAATTGCGAGAGAAAGAGGGGAGGATACTAGTTGTAAGTATTCGAATTAGAATATCACTGAAATAAACATTGGGTGCTAGGACCCGGTCCATCCTTGCTTGGGTAATAAGAggattttaaaaacaacaatgtGTCTCAATTATAATACCTAAGTCTATCTAAGCTAAAAAACATATACGTCCACAAAAGTAATGAGCTGGTGTTTTaaaacctgtacccttagtacgagattgCTTTACGTTAACGAGAAcgagttcggcgctctgattggttggttcattcaagccggccaatcacaagGCCCCTAATcgcaacaaacattttaataagaGCAACGTCCTAAACCAAAAAGGAACTTTGTAAAAGACGCATAAAAATTCTTGGTTCAGTAATAAATCGCAACCATCGGAGCGTGGCGCCGACAACGCTGCTGTCTCCGAGCGCCAACCAGCTGGTGAACACCACCACCACGAGACAGGTCAACAAGGTGAAGCCCAACGTCAACAGGGCACCGCCGGACACGTGAGTCACACACACATTACATCCCCACTCGTTTTCACTAAGTTATCAATGTCCTCGAGTGAGGATACGTGATGATACTACATTTACAAACGTGATAAAATCCTTGCTCCCCTTAAcacttaatatttttctatttttcgtCTAAATTAGAGGTTTCCCTTCAGTCACGTATCAACACTCTTCCTGAAACAACGCTATAATTGTTGCTTTCTCTGGAGCCAAGCAACACAACCCGTGTACTAATTATTTCAAGTCCTATCTTATGGTCAAAAACGGCTTCAGAAACTTAGAAACTAGCCCGTTCCAACAAAGtccaatttataatattaatattaaaatatgaatataaatctTAGCCATTAAAGTCTCTTCTTCTATCCCTAATTTCTCTATCTGTCGCGGCTTCTTAttcaagtattttaattatttttattttagcacaGTGTGCACAAGCACTAAACTGATATTTACCTGACCGCATTTATTtcctttaaaacaaaagaacggAGACGACTCTTTGACCCTGTGTTACAGGAATCCCCAGGATCAAGATACCAATTACCAGGCCTATCACCTTGCCTACGAAGTGAAAAAACTCatgtaattgaaaattattcagCTAGATCATTTTATTATCAGTAGTTTTGATATTTGCAAAGTACTTGAATTCTTTTACACGAGTTAAGTCAGCAATGTGTGAATGTTGCCTACATTGCGTCCGCACTGCACGGTCCCCGGACTCGCCAGTGCTGACATCTGCGCAGACTTTCCTCGAAGTTCGTAGCGAGTAGTGCTTGCCTCACTAGTCAGATATTTTAGTTCGAATACGTAAAccagattattttattgttaccgtATACTGCACTTGAATTGAGCACGACACATCTACAGCATGTTTATGTCACTTTATGtttatacacaatatttatgtcTGCGATGCATATTCTTGTACATTTGTAGTGTATTTAGATATTGTCATTGTCCGCAGTGCCTACAACACCTACAGTAGTTTCAAATTGTTCCACTTGTAATATACATAAGTTAACTTCAGCTATTGATTCTAGTAACAATCCGATACCAAGTCTAATTCAGTCAATAATTGTGCTGCCCAAAATCCCCCCATTGTAGTGAATTAGATATGATCTTCCGTAGAAGCTATTCTTATTTCTCAACTCTTTATACATACAACCCATACCTACCCAGTAACAGAAATTTAATTTGTTCCCCTAAACCTCTCAAATTCTtctattagattaaaattggaaagcataaaaattaaaactctaaATGATTTACATAAATACGTAACTTGGACGCAAACTGCATGTACTTTATGAATGCGGTTTCTAATTGTGATATTTGCACAGGCCTACGAGTAGAAGCAGTGGTGGTAACCAAAACAGCAATGGCGTCAGCCTGCCCGCGGGCCTGGCTGATGACCAGTCGAAAGATTTCGACTTCGAAAAGACTGAAATGAAGTACGACTCCACTGGAATGTTCCATTGGAGCCCTGCGAGGAATTTGGAAGATTGTATTttagtaagtacctaatgtACTCTAAATGTTTAAACCTGATTCGATGCGTCAGAAACAACATCAGAAAGAGAACTAAAtagtttacaatttttataaatctcAAAATATCTTTTACAGGACCGAAATCAGGCGGCCATGACAGTTCTGAACGGGCACGTGGTAGTGTGTTTGTTCGCGGACCCAGACTCGCCGCTCATCGGGCTACGGAACCTGGTGATGCCGCTGCGAGCCTCCAACTTCCACTACCACGAGCTCAAGCACGTCGTCATCGTGGGAAGCGTCGACTACATTAGGAGAGAGTGGAAGATGTTGCAGAATCTACCGAAGATTTCTGTTTTGAATGTAAGAAATTACTTCATATATGTATTTCATAATGAAGTTTCTTTGCGAATATGTCTGTAATGATATGTCCTGTTCCTCAGGGTTCACCGCTAAGCCGGGCTGACTTGCGTGCAGTGAATGTGAACTTGTGCGACATGTGCTGCATCCTGTCGGCGAAGGTGCCATCGAACGATGACCCGACGCTGGCCGACAAGGAAGCTATCTTGGCTTCGCTGAACATCAAGGCGATGACGTTCGACGACACGATAGGAGTGCTGAGCGCCGGCGTCACCAACGGCAGCAGCGCGGCGCCGCCCCCGCCTGgtgcgccgcccgcgcccgtcTTACTACAGCGCCGGGGGTCCGTCTATGGTGCCAATGTGCCTATGATTACTGGTTAGTGTCGTATTTCATTTTATCTCACTTCTGCAAtgacattacataataatatcttcttcaACACCTTTGGACTTCCAACTTTATAATTTCCCCGTACTCTCGGCAGAGTTGGTGAACGACAGTAACGTGCAGTTCCTGGACCAGGACGACGACGACGACCCGGACACGGAGCTGTACCTGACGCAGCCCTTCGCGTGCGGTACAGCCTTCGCCGTCAGCGTACTCGACTCACTTATGTCCACCGTACGTTGACACTACATATTCTGTTCTTTCAATCATTCTGATGACCTCTGGTCTTTTAATGaacacaataataaatgtttgttttctcGATAATACGAAAATTGTATTAACAGGATTTTTCAACAGTAAACTTTTTTTCATTCTTATTTTGCGCTGCAAAA
Coding sequences within it:
- the LOC118281563 gene encoding calcium-activated potassium channel slowpoke isoform X12; protein product: MASSEEEATTASTDTYPEDDDCLSVRKWWCFLLSSIFTFLAGLLVVLLWRACAFVCCHKEPELAPNDPKQKEQKAARQGKQEFEGTFMTEAKDWAGELISGQTTTGRILVVLVFILSIASLIIYFIDASSEEVERCQKWSDNITQQIDLAFNIFFMVYFFIRFIAASDKLWFMLEMYSFVDYFTIPPSFVSIYLDRTWIGLRFLRALRLMTVPDILQYLNILKTSSSIRLAQLVSIFISVWLTAAGIIHLLENSGDPLEFENAQKLSYWTCVYFLIVTMSTVGYGDVFCHTVLGRTFLVFFLLVGLAIFASCIPEIIDLIGTRPKYGGTLKNERGRRHIVVCGHITYESVSHFLKDFLHEDREDVDVEVVFLHRKPPDLELEGLFKRHFTTVEFFQGTIMNPIDLQRVKVHEADACLVLANKYCQDPDAEDAANIMRVISIKNYSDDIRVIIQLMQYHNKAYLLNIPSWDWKQGDDVICLAELKLGFIAQSCLAPGFSTMMANLFAMRSFKTSPDTQAWQNDYLQGTGCEMYTETLSTSFTGMSFPQASELCFTKLKLLLLAIEIKGEEGADSKISINPRSAKIHANTQGFFIAQSADEVKRAWYYCKACHEDIKDETLIKKCKCKNYVGMMMMQTGMVKQSLNTYRACLDDDHHPPPTFTPPELPKKVHVRGEIARERGEDTSLINRNHRSVAPTTLLSPSANQLVNTTTTRQVNKVKPNVNRAPPDTNPQDQDTNYQAYHLAYEVKKLMPTSRSSGGNQNSNGVSLPAGLADDQSKDFDFEKTEMKYDSTGMFHWSPARNLEDCILDRNQAAMTVLNGHVVVCLFADPDSPLIGLRNLVMPLRASNFHYHELKHVVIVGSVDYIRREWKMLQNLPKISVLNGSPLSRADLRAVNVNLCDMCCILSAKVPSNDDPTLADKEAILASLNIKAMTFDDTIGVLSAGVTNGSSAAPPPPGAPPAPVLLQRRGSVYGANVPMITELVNDSNVQFLDQDDDDDPDTELYLTQPFACGTAFAVSVLDSLMSTTYFNQNALTLIRSLITGGATPELELILAEGAGLRGGYSTPESLANRDRCRVGQISLYDGPLAQFGEAGKYGDLFVAALSTYGMLCIGLYRFRDTSSSCDASSKRYVITNPPDDFSLLPTDQVFVLMQFDPGVEYRSSRRAAAGAGKDDAS
- the LOC118281563 gene encoding calcium-activated potassium channel slowpoke isoform X21 — its product is MASSEEEATTASTDTYPEDDDCLSVRKWWCFLLSSIFTFLAGLLVVLLWRACAFVCCHKEPELAPNDPKQKEQKAARQGKQEFEGTFMTEAKDWAGELISGQTTTGRILVVLVFILSIASLIIYFIDASSEEVERCQKWSDNITQQIDLAFNIFFMVYFFIRFIAASDKLWFMLEMYSFVDYFTIPPSFVSIYLDRTWIGLRFLRALRLMTVPDILQYLNILKTSSSIRLAQLVSIFISVWLTAAGIIHLLENSGDPLEFENAQKLSYWTCVYFLIVTMSTVGYGDVFCHTVLGRTFLVFFLLVGLAMFASSIPEIIELVGSRSKYSGELKREHGKRHIVVCGHITYESVSHFLKDFLHEDREDVDVEVVFLHRKPPDLELEGLFKRHFTTVEFFQGTIMNPIDLQRVKVHEADACLVLANKYCQDPDAEDAANIMRVISIKNYSDDIRVIIQLMQYHNKAYLLNIPSWDWKQGDDVICLAELKLGFIAQSCLAPGFSTMMANLFAMRSFKTSPDTQAWQNDYLQGTGCEMYTETLSTSFTGMSFPQASELCFTKLKLLLLAIEIKGEEGADSKISINPRSAKIHANTQGFFIAQSADEVKRAWYYCKACHEDIKDETLIKKCKCKNLTAHQRKVGADIDVGMMMMQTGMVKQSLNTYRACLDDDHHPPPTFTPPELPKKVHVRGEIARERGEDTSLINRNHRSVAPTTLLSPSANQLVNTTTTRQVNKVKPNVNRAPPDTPTSRSSGGNQNSNGVSLPAGLADDQSKDFDFEKTEMKYDSTGMFHWSPARNLEDCILDRNQAAMTVLNGHVVVCLFADPDSPLIGLRNLVMPLRASNFHYHELKHVVIVGSVDYIRREWKMLQNLPKISVLNGSPLSRADLRAVNVNLCDMCCILSAKVPSNDDPTLADKEAILASLNIKAMTFDDTIGVLSAGVTNGSSAAPPPPGAPPAPVLLQRRGSVYGANVPMITELVNDSNVQFLDQDDDDDPDTELYLTQPFACGTAFAVSVLDSLMSTTYFNQNALTLIRSLITGGATPELELILAEGAGLRGGYSTPESLANRDRCRVGQISLYDGPLAQFGEAGKYGDLFVAALSTYGMLCIGLYRFRDTSSSCDASSKRYVITNPPDDFSLLPTDQVFVLMQFDPGVEYRSSRRAAAGAGKDDAS
- the LOC118281563 gene encoding calcium-activated potassium channel slowpoke isoform X28 — its product is MASSEEEATTASTDTYPEDDDCLSVRKWWCFLLSSIFTFLAGLLVVLLWRACAFVCCHKEPELAPNDPKQKEQKAARQGKQEFEGTFMTEAKDWAGELISGQTTTGRILVVLVFILSIASLIIYFIDASSEEVERCQKWSDNITQQIDLAFNIFFMVYFFIRFIAASDKLWFMLEMYSFVDYFTIPPSFVSIYLDRTWIGLRFLRALRLMTVPDILQYLNILKTSSSIRLAQLVSIFISVWLTAAGIIHLLENSGDPLEFENAQKLSYWTCVYFLIVTMSTVGYGDVFCHTVLGRTFLVFFLLVGLAMFASSIPEIIELVGSRSKYSGELKREHGKRHIVVCGHITYESVSHFLKDFLHEDREDVDVEVVFLHRKPPDLELEGLFKRHFTTVEFFQGTIMNPIDLQRVKVHEADACLVLANKYCQDPDAEDAANIMRVISIKNYSDDIRVIIQLMQYHNKAYLLNIPSWDWKQGDDVICLAELKLGFIAQSCLAPGFSTMMANLFAMRSFKTSPDTQAWQNDYLQGTGCEMYTETLSTSFTGMSFPQASELCFTKLKLLLLAIEIKGEEGADSKISINPRSAKIHANTQGFFIAQSADEVKRAWYYCKACHEDIKDETLIKKCKCKNYDHHPPPTFTPPELPKKVHVRGEIARERGEDTSLINRNHRSVAPTTLLSPSANQLVNTTTTRQVNKVKPNVNRAPPDTNPQDQDTNYQAYHLAYEVKKLMPTSRSSGGNQNSNGVSLPAGLADDQSKDFDFEKTEMKYDSTGMFHWSPARNLEDCILDRNQAAMTVLNGHVVVCLFADPDSPLIGLRNLVMPLRASNFHYHELKHVVIVGSVDYIRREWKMLQNLPKISVLNGSPLSRADLRAVNVNLCDMCCILSAKVPSNDDPTLADKEAILASLNIKAMTFDDTIGVLSAGVTNGSSAAPPPPGAPPAPVLLQRRGSVYGANVPMITELVNDSNVQFLDQDDDDDPDTELYLTQPFACGTAFAVSVLDSLMSTTYFNQNALTLIRSLITGGATPELELILAEGAGLRGGYSTPESLANRDRCRVGQISLYDGPLAQFGEAGKYGDLFVAALSTYGMLCIGLYRFRDTSSSCDASSKRYVITNPPDDFSLLPTDQVFVLMQFDPGVEYRSSRRAAAGAGKDDAS